The Natrinema salaciae genome includes a window with the following:
- a CDS encoding UbiA family prenyltransferase yields the protein MRNPTATCRTPKWAASVKTVLRYLVHSNLFISLATVSVAVTTALLVGLPLEPLPLFILFAATMFVYTVNRFTDLEEDEQNVPQRAAFTKRYGRLWLVSVIGLYLAAVGIAVSLGLPGAIYMLLPLVVVLLYSVGGVKQLFFVKNLVVGFAWGAIPLGVGYYYGQLRSPGILFLFAYITTMITIAAVIFDVKDIEGDRAAGIPTVPNLFGPRWTRVLSLLATVAVAATVVALVGAGIVPREYLVVLAMNAYVCAYIPFATPDRGPLFYGFVVDGEHVFLAAVVVVLELIVG from the coding sequence GTGAGGAATCCCACCGCAACGTGTCGAACGCCGAAGTGGGCGGCGTCCGTCAAAACCGTCCTCCGATATCTGGTCCACAGCAACCTCTTCATCTCGCTGGCCACGGTCAGCGTCGCCGTCACGACAGCTCTCCTCGTCGGGCTCCCGCTCGAGCCCCTGCCCCTCTTCATCCTCTTTGCGGCCACGATGTTCGTCTACACCGTCAACCGGTTCACCGACCTCGAGGAGGACGAACAGAACGTCCCGCAGCGCGCAGCGTTTACGAAGCGGTACGGGAGACTCTGGCTGGTGTCGGTGATCGGCCTCTACCTTGCTGCCGTCGGGATCGCCGTCTCCCTCGGACTCCCCGGCGCGATTTACATGCTCCTCCCGCTCGTAGTCGTCCTCCTGTACTCCGTCGGCGGTGTCAAGCAGCTCTTCTTCGTGAAGAACCTCGTCGTCGGGTTCGCCTGGGGCGCGATTCCCCTCGGCGTCGGCTACTACTACGGCCAGTTGCGCTCGCCGGGAATCCTGTTTCTCTTCGCCTATATCACGACCATGATCACCATCGCCGCGGTGATCTTCGACGTAAAGGACATCGAGGGCGACCGCGCGGCGGGCATCCCGACGGTCCCCAACCTGTTCGGGCCGAGGTGGACCCGCGTGCTATCGCTGCTGGCGACCGTCGCCGTCGCCGCGACCGTCGTCGCCCTCGTCGGGGCCGGTATCGTCCCGCGGGAGTACCTCGTCGTGCTCGCGATGAACGCCTACGTCTGCGCTTACATCCCGTTCGCGACCCCCGATCGCGGCCCGCTGTTCTACGGGTTCGTCGTCGACGGCGAACACGTCTTCCTCGCCGCCGTCGTCGTCGTACTCGAGCTGATCGTGGGCTGA
- the sucC gene encoding ADP-forming succinate--CoA ligase subunit beta, giving the protein MKLHEYQAKSVFADAGIPTPDSQLASDVDGVVAAADEIGYPVAVKAQVQVGGRGKAGGIELVEDEDEARAAAESILGMDLKGYHVDRVLVEEAVDFTNELYVGITMDRGEGKPVAMVSTRGGVNIEEVAEEDPDAIAREHIDPSFGMHPYQARKAVYDAGVDQSVARDVSSVLTTLYQLWDDKDGADAEINPLMVTSDDEVIAADAVMNIDEDALFRQPELAEMEEEAAGGDELEQKADEYDFDYVRLDGNVGIIGNGAGLVMTTLDLVDHYGGQPANFLDVGGGAKAERIANALDMVFSDDNVDSVVFNIFGGITRGDEVAKGINEALEQFDEIPKPVVVRLAGTNWEEGMEILNEDLVTVEQTLEDAVQRAVEYAGEVNDQ; this is encoded by the coding sequence ATGAAATTACACGAGTATCAGGCGAAGAGCGTCTTCGCCGATGCCGGGATTCCGACGCCGGACTCGCAACTCGCTTCCGATGTCGACGGCGTCGTCGCTGCGGCCGACGAGATCGGGTATCCGGTCGCGGTGAAAGCGCAGGTACAGGTCGGCGGCCGGGGAAAGGCCGGCGGAATCGAACTCGTCGAGGACGAGGACGAGGCCCGAGCGGCGGCCGAGTCGATCCTCGGCATGGATCTGAAGGGGTATCACGTCGATCGCGTCCTCGTCGAGGAAGCGGTCGACTTCACGAACGAGCTCTACGTCGGGATCACGATGGACCGCGGCGAGGGGAAACCCGTCGCGATGGTCTCGACCAGGGGCGGCGTCAACATCGAGGAGGTCGCCGAGGAGGACCCCGATGCGATCGCCCGCGAACACATCGACCCGTCCTTCGGGATGCACCCTTACCAGGCCCGCAAGGCCGTCTACGACGCTGGCGTCGACCAATCGGTCGCGCGCGACGTCTCGAGCGTCCTGACCACGCTCTATCAGCTCTGGGACGACAAGGACGGCGCTGACGCCGAGATCAACCCGCTGATGGTCACGAGCGACGACGAAGTCATCGCGGCCGACGCCGTGATGAACATCGACGAGGACGCGCTGTTCCGACAGCCAGAACTCGCCGAGATGGAAGAAGAAGCGGCCGGCGGCGACGAACTCGAGCAGAAGGCCGACGAGTACGACTTCGACTACGTCCGCCTGGACGGCAACGTCGGCATCATCGGCAACGGTGCGGGGCTCGTGATGACGACGCTGGATCTGGTCGACCACTACGGCGGCCAGCCCGCGAACTTCCTGGACGTCGGCGGCGGTGCGAAAGCCGAACGCATCGCGAACGCGCTCGATATGGTGTTCTCGGACGACAACGTCGATAGCGTCGTCTTCAACATCTTCGGCGGGATCACCCGCGGCGACGAGGTTGCCAAGGGGATCAACGAGGCGCTCGAGCAGTTCGACGAGATCCCCAAGCCGGTCGTCGTCCGACTGGCCGGGACCAACTGGGAGGAGGGTATGGAAATTCTCAACGAGGACCTCGTGACGGTCGAACAGACCCTCGAGGACGCGGTCCAGCGTGCCGTCGAGTACGCTGGGGAGGTGAACGACCAATGA